A portion of the Actomonas aquatica genome contains these proteins:
- a CDS encoding mechanosensitive ion channel family protein: protein MPLPLASVTDLLAALGPLVATAAICGIVLRIAHWLLLGRFPNLGNERRLPRQLIMVFLALVAIALLALALPVSDSSRNQVLGLIGLIISGMFAFSSTTILANLTAGMMLRITKPFRTGDFIRVEDHFGRVSERGLLDTEVQTEHRDLIAFPHTFLITHPVTTIRASGTIVSTSLSLGYDVHHATIDGLLKQAASDAGLTDPFVQVSELGDYAVTYRVAGLLTEVKSLLTTRSILNRHVLDALHGAGIEIASPAIMNQRRIPEEQPIMPSAATPVSSSTQPEPPTAETLAFDKAEEAEAAEIRLAEIEAEIKRLEADPRATGKDAAPALAAKIQRLQEERESLLRKHDDHESTSS, encoded by the coding sequence ATGCCCCTTCCGCTCGCTTCGGTGACCGACCTGCTCGCTGCACTGGGTCCTCTCGTAGCCACTGCTGCCATCTGCGGTATCGTGCTTCGCATCGCCCACTGGCTGCTCCTCGGCCGCTTTCCCAACCTCGGCAACGAGCGCCGGCTGCCCCGCCAGTTGATCATGGTGTTTCTCGCCCTTGTCGCCATCGCGCTGCTCGCCCTAGCCCTGCCGGTCAGTGACAGCAGCCGTAACCAGGTGCTCGGGCTCATCGGCCTCATCATCTCGGGCATGTTCGCGTTCTCCTCCACCACCATCCTCGCCAACCTCACCGCCGGGATGATGCTGCGGATCACCAAACCGTTTCGCACTGGCGACTTCATCCGCGTCGAGGACCACTTTGGTCGCGTCTCCGAGCGCGGGCTGCTCGACACCGAGGTCCAGACCGAACACCGCGACCTCATTGCCTTTCCCCACACTTTCTTGATCACCCACCCGGTCACCACCATCCGCGCCTCCGGCACCATCGTCTCCACCTCCCTCTCGCTCGGCTACGACGTCCACCACGCGACCATCGACGGGCTGCTCAAACAGGCCGCGTCCGACGCCGGCCTCACCGATCCGTTTGTGCAAGTCAGCGAACTCGGCGACTACGCCGTCACCTACCGCGTCGCCGGGCTGCTCACTGAGGTGAAAAGCCTGCTCACCACCCGCTCCATCCTCAACCGCCACGTGCTCGACGCGCTCCACGGCGCGGGCATCGAAATCGCCTCGCCTGCCATCATGAACCAGCGGCGCATTCCCGAGGAACAGCCCATCATGCCCTCCGCCGCCACCCCGGTTTCCAGCTCGACCCAACCCGAGCCCCCCACCGCGGAAACCCTCGCCTTTGACAAAGCCGAGGAAGCCGAAGCCGCCGAAATCCGGCTCGCCGAGATCGAAGCCGAAATCAAACGCCTCGAAGCCGATCCACGCGCCACCGGCAAAGACGCCGCCCCCGCCCTCGCCGCCAAGATTCAACGCCTCCAGGAAGAGCGCGAATCCCTCCTGCGTAAACATGACGACCACGAGTCCACCTCGTCCTGA